In the Engystomops pustulosus chromosome 2, aEngPut4.maternal, whole genome shotgun sequence genome, one interval contains:
- the PTRH2 gene encoding peptidyl-tRNA hydrolase 2, mitochondrial isoform X2, translating into MDYISHPGTLTLAAGIACGVLLGWSLRGRYGRSRNLTSIAGNDLGNETSVMGESGEFKMVLVVRNDLKMGKGKVAAQCSHAAVSAYKQLQKRNPDLLKQWEYCGQPKVVVKAPDEGTLVELLSQAKQLGLTISLIQDAGRTQIAPGSRTVLGVGPGPGNLIDQVTGHLKLY; encoded by the coding sequence ATGGATTACATTTCACATCCTGGGACTCTGACACTTGCAGCAGGAATAGCTTGCGGTGTTCTTCTCGGCTGGAGCTTGCGTGGCCGCTATGGACGTTCTCGAAATCTAACAAGCATTGCAGGAAATGACTTGGGAAATGAAACGAGTGTCATGGGAGAGAGTGGCGAGTTCAAGATGGTATTAGTAGTCCGTAATGATTTAAAAATGGGAAAAGGGAAAGTGGCTGCACAGTGCTCACATGCTGCAGTATCCGCCTACAAGCAGCTCCAGAAGAGAAATCCTGATTTACTCAAGCAATGGGAATATTGTGGACAACCAAAAGTAGTGGTGAAAGCACCAGATGAAGGTACGCTGGTCGAACTTCTCTCGCAAGCAAAACAACTGGGATTAACCATTAGTCTGATACAGGATGCTGGTCGTACACAGATTGCACCTGGATCACGGACTGTACTCGGTGTAGGACCAGGTCCTGGTAACCTGATTGACCAAGTTACTGGGCATTTAAAGCTCTATTGA